GATGAGTACGGTGACGACTGGATCTTCCTCACCTGCGATGACGGGGGTGCAACATTATACCAGGATTCGATGAATGAGGAAAGGGAATAGAACAGGCTCTCTTGTCCCAAAGCAGAGCTACGTGCCCAAACAAGCGTTCATGGTAGTTTCGCCGTGCTCAAACATTCTATTTCCGTACAATCTGATGCAGATGCCGTGTGGGCATGGCTGGTGGCTGCGGgaccccccgcccgccccccgaACGCTACCAAGTACCAACACCGACCCTGAACAGACCCAGACGAGACGCATGCACCGTCGTGGGGTCGAGCCTATTTTCGGTCGACGGGTTGACACTTGATCTGATGCGCGAATGCGACGGTCGCGGATTTGTGTTGACACGATGGAGGATAGGGGGGAGGATCTGATGCAGTAAAGCGGTGCATGTAGCGTGGCTGTGTGCGCACGGAACGAATCGTCGGGACGGGACAAGCTAAGCCAGTCGGGTTGGTTCCTTCAAGATGTTTGCTCGAGTAAGTGATACTATGGATGGACATAGCATAGGTCGCCCGGCTTCCGCGAATATGTTCAACTGCACTGCGTTTTTGCTCCAGAACCTCAATGTCAAGGCGAGACGAAACACTCGTACACGATATCATAGCCATTTCAGTGTTTCCGCATTACAGTCAGCGGACACTCTCATCATCTTTGGCGGCCTGGGTGTAAGCTGTGACCAACCTTCCAGAGCTGGAGAGCCTGGGCCACCAACCCCAGAGTCTCTCCTCAGCCTCGAAACCGTCTGGTCTTTGGTTGCGGCCATGACACCGCGGGGCCGAGCGCCCTCGTTCTTTTCGATACCAGACGCCTTGCAGGCGAGGGCTCAAacgcccaggccgccaccgcccagAGAATGAGCAAGCGAGGGCACAAGTGACAGGCGCATGTCAGCAAGAGAGAGCATGATGCCCCAACAACGATGCACAGCTGGAGGGACCGTGATCGTGAAACAAAAGCACATAAAGTGAGCATCGAGCCCGCCTGTCGTCTCTTTTTGCTTTCCACTTTGGCGAACTAGGTGCAATAGTAAACGTAATAGACGTGAATTAACTCTCGGCTTCCCGTTCCGTTACTATACTATACCCTAGCTATGGCTCCTTCTCCCTCCAGTCATACACTCTTGTGTCTGCTGGCgttcgccgccacctccgccgtggcgagcccgctgctgcagcccggcccGACCCCGaccccagtcgccgccgccgccgcccccattGACAACGgcgtccagctcggcgccgccgtcatcaaccacgccgtggacgccgcctcgcccgtcgccggagGGGGTCCGCCGACGGTGACGCCCGTGGACTttgccggggcggcggcgtgggcgagcgagcTGACGGTGACGATCCAGAACCGgtacgacggcgacatcaaGACTCGCCACGTGAACGGGGGCGGGGTGCCTCTTCCTTACGGGAACCCCGGGACCGGCATCATCCcccggggcgggcaggcggtcTTTACCGTCCCGCGCGGGTGGCACGGCAACGTCGCTGTCAACGACGGGTACTTGTGAGTCTCAAAaggcttcctcctcctcccctgccGCCTGTCCTGTCCTCCTTACATCTCTCCCCTTGACGTGACGACCCAAAGGGGGACAGTGGGGGCTAATCTATATACAGTCCCGTCGATACTGGTGACGAATCGCAGATTGAGGGCAGCTTTATGAAccagggccagggcgagcGGGGTGACATTAACGTCAGCTACGTGTAAGTCGAGTCGTCCAGGCCCCGTCACGATCTCAGTTAGACAAGTTCCCCCCACTGACCCAACACCAGCAACGGCTTCTCGGTACCCATCGTCTGCAAATGCAACGAGAACAACTTGTGGGCCGGCTGCAGCAAGAACCTGTGGGAGCTCGGGAGGTGTCCTGTACGTTTCACCCCTATACCATTCGTTAACCCCCATCGCATCGACAATGCCACAAAAGCCCTTCCACCTGAAGGCATGGAATGCAAGACAAGCTAATGATCCGTGACCCAGAACGACAACTGGAAGCACTCGTGCCGCAACGACGCTCGCAAAGACGGCTGGACCACCCCTCCCGGCCCCTTCTTCATGCCCTGCCGCGGGGCGACCGGCGCCTACACCttccccgccgacgacctggcCAACAGCCTGAATGCCAAGTGCTCGCGGGAGCAGTACACGTGCTGCGTGGGCAAAGGATGCGCCCCGAACCCGGCCCAGAACGGCTTCCACTAaaggccgccgtggcgcgcgtataagctatataattTACGGGCCTGGGGGGATGAAtgcgtcgcctcggccaaATATGTAATCTGGTGTGTCAAAATGTATGCTAGAAGCCGGATGGCGTTGGGGATGAAGCGAGTGCGGTGTATTTCGTCCCGGTCATGGAGTTGAAATCGGATGTTGAGCTGTATATACTGTGAGGACATAGATATACAAAAGTAAATGCACGAAGTAGCTGATGGACCCGGGCATGCCCAGCAGTGGATGTTTTGCAGTTAGGTTGCGCTCCTGGGAGTGGATTGACCATTTGACATTAGAAGCTAAGTTGCTTAAGGGTTGTTTGCCTTTCAATGTCTTGATCTGGAGGCGCCTGGGCTCATCTGCGCCTGGTTCGAGCTAGCATCGACTGAATGAAAAGGTTGCTTGACGGACTGGGCGGGATAAAAGAGACGCCGCTGAATTTGGGCCCGCCCGTCTGGTTCTCAAGCGCAATCGCTACGTTGGCCATCAGCAGGGAACTGGTGCGTGGACGGTGCTGCTCTAGCGCCCGCTCGTCGATCTGTTCATCACATGAAGCTTTACATCTTGTGAATCTGGATATGTACACGTGTAAACCACCATTTGATAGGGAATCGACGCTTGCTAATTGTCGAGGCTGTGTAACATGAAGATGCATGTCCCAatgccggcgatggccaCAACGGAGGGCCAAATCCGGATCGGACCAGACGGAGAGCTAAGCAAAGGGCATGCCAAGAAACATCGTCCACGTGCCAGCCCACGATGTTTTGTTGAGGGGAAATAAAACAAGGAAGGTGTAAATAGATCGTCAGCAATCCGGACAATTATAGAAGCGTGCGCGGACTTGCTAGTTACAGCATGTCCGGCATCAGTAGCGCCCCATCTCGTCGGTCGACTCTAAAGCTATTGCCCCGCTCTGTTCATGCCGGAACGAACAGCCAACCAACCTTCCCTCTTCTCGTGTCTCCCAGGTTCTTTGTACGACctggcggcatcatcataGCTTCATCGAAATGGCTACTATTCAGACAATCGAGCTACATCCCGCTATAGCGGCGGAGGCCGTTTCTCTGTCTGAGCTCCCTCGGCGCCCGGATATCGTCTCCACCGACTCCGGCCGacccgccacggcgccgtctccggACTCGgagccgccctcgagcgctgTCCATCAGCCACCGCCTCTGACGTCTGGCCGCGTGTTTCGCGCAATCGAGCCCATAGCCGTCCCGCCCGTGAGCCAAGGACTGCGGTTCTTGATTGCGCTGCTGGTGATTTTCGCAAACTTGATCCAGGTCCGACTTTGCGCCAAATGTTAACCCTCCCCGTCTTCATGGATGGACACTGATGACCATGGACAGTTCACATCCAACTTCATCACGTTCAGTGCCGGACTCTCTCTCAGCAAGCTACTCGGCCGAGATGTCGGGCCCGGGCAGGCGAATTGGATGGCGGCATCCTACTCGTGAGCGAACCCCAAGCCCCTTCCCACAGCGTTGAGGGTACTAACGGTCAATCTGCTGCCAGCCTGACACAGGGCGCATTCGTGCTCATTACTGGGCGGCTGGGAGCCGTGTACGGACACCAGAGGTTGACACTGATAGGGCTGTTCAtcttcgccctcggctcGCTGGTCAATGGATTCTGCCGTTCGTACGAAAGCTTCATCGCGATCCGAGCCTTATCCGGGGTCGGCGGAGGCATCTTTATGCCCAACGCGGTCACCATCCTGACCCTCATGGTCCCTCCCGGCCGGGCGAGGAACGTCTTGCTCGGACTGTTtgctgcctcgccgcccatcggcggcgtcatcggaGCTCTGACCGCTGGACTGTGTGCCAACGCTGGAGGCTTGTGGAGCTATACAGggctcttcgccgccatgtcAGTCTCATTTCCTAAAGGCATCCTGTAAAGTGCTGGCTGACCAAAGCAGCGCGACAACGTCTGCGGCGTGTATGGTGCTACTCTGGGTAATCCTTCCTCGAGAGGATCCGGTGGACCGGCATGGGTCCATTGACTACGTTGGGGCCGCTCTGGGGCTCGGCAGCCTGTTGCTGTACAACATTGCTTGGAAGTGAGGCTGTAACTCCTCAAGGCCAGTAGTAGACGCCAATGCTGATAGCTACTAGCCAAGCACCGTCCGTCGGCTGGTCGACGCCGTACGAAATCGCCATTCTCGTCTTGGCAGTTGCGTGTTTCGGGGCCTTTCTCTACTGGGAGAAGGCGTGGGCCAAGGACCCCATCATGCCACTCGACGTCTTTCGCACGCCGACGTTTCTGGCGCTCATCTTCGTGGTCCTGCTGAGCTACATGGCCTTTGGCATCACGCTGTGGTACTCCATCGCATGGCAGCAGACCCTGAGAAACATCTCCGTCATGCAGACCGGCGTCAACTTCGTCCCCTTTGGCGTCGGGTCGGTCGCGtccgtggccctcgccgcgtaCCTGCTCCcgcgcgtggcggcgcagtggatcatggccatgggcgtcgccgtcgtgctggCCAGCAGCCTCTTGCTCGCCACCATGCCCATTGACCAGAGCTACTGGTCCCAGACTTTCCCCGCCATGGTCCTGTCCAGCTTCTGCCCTGACTTTGTCTATCTCGCAGCGCAGATCATCGCGAGCAACAGCGTCAGCCGCAAGTATCAGGGCGTGGCCAGCAGCCTTGTCGGTACGCTGAACCTGTACGGCAACAGTCTCGGCCTGGGCTTCGCGGGCACCATTGAGACGGAGGTGACGAAGAGGATCGCCGCGGGCTCGTCTGCGCCCGAGAGCGTCGCGGACACGGTGTCTGGGTATCGCGCAGCGTTGTACTTTGCTGCCGGCATTGCGTCGCTTGGTTTAGTGCTGG
Above is a genomic segment from Purpureocillium takamizusanense chromosome 2, complete sequence containing:
- a CDS encoding uncharacterized protein (SECRETED:SignalP(1-23~SECRETED:cutsite=AVA-SP~SECRETED:prob=0.7374)~EggNog:ENOG503P50I), encoding MAPSPSSHTLLCLLAFAATSAVASPLLQPGPTPTPVAAAAAPIDNGVQLGAAVINHAVDAASPVAGGGPPTVTPVDFAGAAAWASELTVTIQNRYDGDIKTRHVNGGGVPLPYGNPGTGIIPRGGQAVFTVPRGWHGNVAVNDGYFPVDTGDESQIEGSFMNQGQGERGDINVSYVNGFSVPIVCKCNENNLWAGCSKNLWELGRCPNDNWKHSCRNDARKDGWTTPPGPFFMPCRGATGAYTFPADDLANSLNAKCSREQYTCCVGKGCAPNPAQNGFH
- a CDS encoding uncharacterized protein (TransMembrane:11 (o35-53i65-82o88-111i123-145o157-177i189-208o220-238i258-278o298-316i323-344o435-455i)~EggNog:ENOG503P131~COG:U) — translated: MDTDDHGQFTSNFITFSAGLSLSKLLGRDVGPGQANWMAASYSLTQGAFVLITGRLGAVYGHQRLTLIGLFIFALGSLVNGFCRSYESFIAIRALSGVGGGIFMPNAVTILTLMVPPGRARNVLLGLFAASPPIGGVIGALTAGLCANAGGLWSYTGLFAAIATTSAACMVLLWVILPREDPVDRHGSIDYVGAALGLGSLLLYNIAWNQAPSVGWSTPYEIAILVLAVACFGAFLYWEKAWAKDPIMPLDVFRTPTFLALIFVVLLSYMAFGITLWYSIAWQQTLRNISVMQTGVNFVPFGVGSVASVALAAYLLPRVAAQWIMAMGVAVVLASSLLLATMPIDQSYWSQTFPAMVLSSFCPDFVYLAAQIIASNSVSRKYQGVASSLVGTLNLYGNSLGLGFAGTIETEVTKRIAAGSSAPESVADTVSGYRAALYFAAGIASLGLVLDFAFVRVPKNEREGWVEELEHDNGPEPRLGAVLAAEATAVDRQTLA